A single genomic interval of Chitinophaga sp. 180180018-3 harbors:
- a CDS encoding biopolymer transporter ExbD yields the protein MAEMDTSSSGGGKKHGGTKSKKQSTRVDMTPMVDLGFLLITFFMLTTTMSKPKTMDLIMPKDTEKQEEQNKVKESTALTILLGKKDRVYYYEGLAQDPNASANPDFFKATTFANKGGIRDEIIKKRDEVAKLRNAKGEPEDVVIIIKADDDASYKNFVDILDEMAINRIQRYATVDIGDQDKKWIQSTEVANGVK from the coding sequence ATGGCAGAAATGGATACCAGCAGTAGTGGTGGTGGAAAGAAACATGGTGGGACGAAATCCAAGAAGCAGTCTACCCGTGTGGATATGACACCCATGGTGGATTTGGGTTTTCTCCTGATTACCTTCTTCATGCTTACCACTACAATGTCCAAGCCCAAAACAATGGACTTGATCATGCCAAAAGATACCGAGAAGCAGGAAGAACAGAATAAGGTAAAAGAAAGTACCGCTCTGACCATTCTTCTCGGGAAAAAAGATCGTGTATATTATTACGAAGGTTTAGCACAGGATCCTAATGCATCTGCAAATCCGGACTTCTTTAAAGCAACTACTTTTGCTAACAAGGGAGGTATCAGAGATGAGATCATTAAGAAAAGGGATGAAGTTGCTAAACTGAGAAATGCAAAAGGTGAACCAGAAGACGTAGTAATAATTATAAAGGCTGATGATGATGCCAGTTACAAAAACTTCGTGGATATCCTCGACGAAATGGCAATCAACAGGATTCAGCGTTATGCAACCGTAGATATTGGCGACCAGGATAAGAAATGGATCCAGAGTACAGAAGTTGCTAACGGTGTTAAATAG
- a CDS encoding biopolymer transporter ExbD, with protein MPKVKMPRKSTNIDMTAMCDVAFLLLTFFMLATKFKPDEPVTVVTPSSINTTLLPDSDVLLFTVDKDGRVFFSMDGQTKRKKLIEDLNTQYKLGLDQKEIRNFIVGSSVGAPIKDLKQYLSLNEDKRKASGLDKGIPTDSANNELGAWIDYGIAAQEGAVSKLKYCIKADNQTPYPKIKEILDTFKKKHIQKLNLVTNLEEPPVGTAAWEEMKATKK; from the coding sequence ATGCCTAAAGTTAAAATGCCAAGGAAAAGCACGAACATTGACATGACAGCAATGTGTGACGTGGCTTTCCTGCTGTTAACTTTCTTTATGCTGGCAACTAAGTTCAAACCGGATGAACCGGTAACAGTAGTTACCCCATCCTCTATTAACACCACCCTTTTGCCTGATTCTGATGTGCTTTTGTTCACAGTGGATAAGGATGGCAGAGTGTTTTTCAGCATGGATGGCCAGACTAAGAGAAAGAAACTGATTGAAGATCTGAACACTCAGTATAAACTGGGACTGGACCAGAAAGAAATCAGAAACTTCATTGTAGGATCAAGCGTTGGAGCTCCTATCAAAGACCTGAAGCAATATCTCTCATTGAATGAAGATAAACGCAAAGCTTCCGGCCTCGACAAAGGGATTCCTACCGATTCTGCTAACAATGAATTAGGTGCATGGATCGATTATGGTATTGCAGCACAGGAAGGAGCAGTTTCCAAACTGAAATACTGTATTAAAGCCGATAACCAGACACCTTATCCTAAGATTAAGGAGATCCTGGATACTTTCAAAAAGAAACATATCCAGAAACTCAACCTGGTAACTAACCTGGAAGAGCCTCCTGTGGGAACAGCAGCCTGGGAAGAAATGAAGGCTACTAAAAAGTAA
- a CDS encoding MotA/TolQ/ExbB proton channel family protein, with amino-acid sequence MAETKTTVTAATAKASSHQPKKSSNLFAALAVPICLVIGFLFYFFVLGNPANFQGNNPEGHPVESGIGKWFATVYKGGLIVPILISVLLVCLTFVIERFLYLSKAKGKFSGSELVRKVQFHLANRNIDAALAECDKQKGSVGNVLKAGLKKYKEMVSNTELDTEQKILTIKNEIEETTALELPMMEKNLVFLSTIASVATLLGLFGTVLGMIRAFAAMSTGGAPDSAQLAGGISEALINTALGIGTSAIAIIMYNYFTTNIDGITYAIDESGFTLTQSFAANHK; translated from the coding sequence ATGGCTGAGACTAAAACAACTGTGACTGCAGCTACAGCTAAGGCTTCTTCTCATCAACCTAAAAAGTCATCCAACCTGTTCGCGGCGTTGGCTGTACCTATCTGCTTAGTGATAGGATTTCTGTTTTACTTTTTTGTATTAGGTAACCCAGCCAACTTCCAGGGTAACAATCCTGAGGGTCACCCGGTTGAATCTGGCATTGGTAAATGGTTTGCAACTGTGTACAAAGGTGGTCTGATTGTACCTATCCTGATTTCCGTGTTACTGGTATGTCTGACTTTCGTGATCGAGCGTTTCCTGTACCTGTCAAAAGCTAAAGGTAAATTCAGTGGTTCTGAACTGGTTCGTAAAGTACAGTTCCACCTGGCTAACCGCAATATAGATGCAGCGCTGGCTGAGTGCGACAAACAGAAAGGTTCTGTTGGTAACGTACTGAAAGCTGGTCTGAAAAAGTACAAAGAAATGGTTTCCAACACTGAGCTGGATACTGAGCAGAAGATCCTGACTATCAAGAACGAAATCGAAGAAACAACTGCACTGGAACTGCCGATGATGGAAAAGAACCTGGTGTTCCTGTCTACCATTGCTTCCGTAGCAACCCTGCTGGGTCTGTTCGGTACAGTATTGGGTATGATCCGCGCGTTCGCTGCGATGTCTACCGGTGGTGCACCAGACTCTGCACAGCTGGCAGGTGGTATCTCTGAAGCGTTGATCAACACCGCTCTGGGTATCGGTACTTCCGCTATCGCGATCATCATGTACAACTACTTTACTACTAACATCGATGGCATCACCTATGCTATTGACGAATCTGGTTTTACTTTAACACAGAGCTTCGCTGCCAACCACAAATAA
- a CDS encoding zinc-dependent metalloprotease — protein sequence MSNPHYHKLILAMAGMLCLSTVAHSPASAQRKKNSGNAAPTTPAPAKDTTGKGPMIKPGPKPGPKPFAEVITDKAKADSGLFNIYKQDDRFFFEIPDSLLGRDILVVNRISKSAAGLRAMMLGFSGDIINQNVIRFEKGPNNRIFLKDISYSEVSKDSTQPMFTSVRNSNLQPIVAAFDVKALSKNDKGTIIDMTEYINSDNEILFFDAQIKGALKLGGFQPDKSYVSDVKSYPMNTEIKTVKTYGKSGGPAGPGMPPAPGGNATVELNSSLVLLPAVPMQPRYFDPRVGYFTTSVTDFDADPQGVKRLQMITRWRLEPRPEDMEKYKRGELVEPVKPIVFYIDPTTPAKWRKYLIMGVNDWQTAFEQAGFKNAIIAKMAPTPQEDSTWSIEDARFSAIVYKPSDVPNASGPHVHDPRSGEIIESHINWYHNVMRLLRNWYFVQASPNDPRARNMQFSDELMGELIRFVSSHEVGHTLGLRHNFGSSSTYPVEKLRDKEWVKKNGHAASIMDYARFNYVAQPGDGISGADLYPRINYYDKWAIEWGYKLLPDVKSAEAETPVLNKWTVEKLKDKKYWFGTESNPDDPRSQNEDLGDNAMVASAYGIKNLQYIMPNLLAWTRVPNEGYANLGELYREVAGQFSRYMGHVAKNVGGIYETPKTVEQAGAVYEYVPKAIQKEAIQFLNKQLFTTPKWLVNQDLLSRIGSDGLALVGAQQEPVLARLMSANTINKLIKTEAAQGTQAYSANEMLSDLKKSVFSEIAAHQPVDAYRRNLQRYFVDHLTSLLTPAAPANPMMIVYGGADPTKSDAAAIGRAQLVALRTELRAAAGSGDAMTRSHVQDLIARIGKALDPK from the coding sequence ATGAGCAATCCACATTACCACAAACTGATACTGGCCATGGCCGGTATGCTATGCCTCAGTACTGTAGCCCACAGCCCAGCCAGCGCACAACGGAAAAAAAATTCCGGCAATGCTGCGCCAACTACTCCTGCTCCCGCTAAAGATACTACCGGGAAAGGCCCGATGATCAAACCCGGTCCCAAACCTGGCCCGAAACCTTTTGCTGAAGTCATCACCGACAAAGCCAAAGCTGATTCCGGCCTGTTCAACATCTACAAACAGGACGATCGTTTCTTTTTCGAAATCCCCGATTCCCTCCTCGGCAGAGACATTCTTGTCGTAAACAGGATCTCCAAATCAGCCGCCGGGCTGCGCGCCATGATGTTGGGATTTAGCGGAGACATTATCAATCAGAATGTTATCCGCTTCGAAAAAGGCCCTAATAACCGCATCTTCTTAAAAGATATCTCCTATTCAGAAGTATCAAAGGACTCCACTCAGCCAATGTTCACTTCTGTAAGGAATTCTAACCTCCAGCCTATCGTTGCCGCTTTCGATGTGAAAGCCCTGTCTAAAAACGACAAAGGCACCATCATCGATATGACGGAGTATATCAACAGCGATAACGAAATCCTTTTCTTCGATGCGCAAATCAAAGGTGCACTCAAACTGGGTGGCTTTCAACCGGATAAATCCTATGTCAGCGATGTGAAGTCTTATCCGATGAACACTGAAATCAAAACCGTGAAAACCTACGGTAAATCAGGCGGTCCCGCTGGCCCTGGCATGCCCCCGGCGCCCGGTGGCAACGCTACCGTGGAACTGAACAGCTCCCTGGTATTACTTCCTGCAGTGCCTATGCAGCCGCGTTACTTCGATCCCCGTGTTGGCTACTTCACTACCAGTGTTACCGATTTCGATGCTGATCCGCAGGGCGTTAAAAGATTGCAGATGATCACCCGCTGGCGCCTCGAGCCCAGGCCGGAGGATATGGAGAAATATAAACGCGGAGAACTCGTGGAACCAGTTAAACCCATTGTGTTCTACATCGATCCCACTACGCCCGCCAAATGGCGTAAATACCTGATCATGGGTGTAAACGACTGGCAGACTGCATTTGAACAGGCTGGCTTCAAAAATGCCATCATCGCTAAAATGGCGCCTACTCCACAGGAAGATTCTACCTGGTCTATCGAAGATGCCAGGTTCTCTGCTATCGTATACAAACCCTCTGATGTGCCCAACGCCAGCGGCCCACACGTACACGATCCCCGGTCAGGCGAGATCATCGAAAGCCATATCAACTGGTACCATAATGTAATGCGGCTGCTCCGCAACTGGTACTTCGTTCAGGCTTCTCCTAACGATCCCCGCGCCCGCAACATGCAGTTCAGCGATGAACTGATGGGAGAACTGATCCGCTTCGTTTCTTCGCATGAAGTGGGTCATACACTCGGCCTCCGCCATAACTTCGGCTCCAGCTCTACCTATCCTGTAGAGAAACTCCGCGACAAAGAATGGGTAAAGAAAAATGGTCATGCTGCATCTATCATGGACTACGCCCGATTCAATTATGTTGCACAACCAGGCGATGGTATCAGCGGCGCGGATCTCTACCCACGCATTAACTACTACGATAAATGGGCTATCGAATGGGGCTACAAACTGCTGCCAGACGTTAAATCCGCTGAAGCAGAAACGCCTGTGCTGAATAAATGGACCGTAGAAAAACTGAAAGACAAAAAATACTGGTTCGGAACAGAAAGCAACCCTGACGATCCTCGTTCACAAAACGAAGACCTTGGCGACAATGCGATGGTTGCCAGTGCCTACGGCATTAAGAACCTTCAATATATCATGCCCAATCTCCTCGCATGGACCCGGGTTCCCAATGAAGGCTATGCTAACCTGGGAGAGCTTTACCGCGAGGTAGCCGGGCAATTCTCCCGCTACATGGGCCATGTGGCGAAGAATGTAGGTGGTATTTATGAAACTCCCAAAACCGTAGAACAGGCAGGCGCTGTGTATGAATATGTACCAAAAGCCATTCAAAAAGAAGCCATCCAATTCCTTAATAAACAACTATTCACTACTCCGAAATGGCTGGTTAACCAGGATCTCCTAAGCCGTATTGGCTCCGATGGACTAGCGCTCGTAGGCGCACAACAGGAACCGGTATTGGCGCGGCTGATGAGCGCCAATACGATCAACAAACTGATCAAAACAGAAGCTGCCCAAGGCACCCAGGCATATAGTGCAAATGAAATGCTGAGCGATCTGAAAAAGTCTGTTTTTTCCGAAATCGCAGCCCATCAACCGGTGGATGCTTACCGCCGGAACCTGCAACGCTACTTTGTAGATCACCTCACCAGCCTGCTGACTCCCGCGGCTCCTGCCAATCCGATGATGATCGTCTATGGCGGTGCTGATCCAACCAAGTCTGACGCTGCGGCCATTGGTCGCGCACAACTGGTAGCACTGAGAACGGAGCTCAGGGCGGCAGCCGGAAGCGGAGACGCGATGACGCGCAGCCATGTGCAGGATCTCATTGCCCGCATCGGCAAGGCGCTCGATCCTAAATAA
- a CDS encoding LacI family DNA-binding transcriptional regulator, whose protein sequence is MKDRNNKITIYDIAQHLNLSASTVSRALQNNPLINLETREKVQQAATEMGYVPNWIASSLRKKRSNILGLIVPRTSMYFQSTAISGIQHEAHKYGFSIVIGQSDETVAMEKELVHTFYSLRVDGLLAVASMFTTNIDHFNPFIKNNIPLVFYDRVPADFQGYTITGDDFRGGFLATEHLIKQGCKRIAHFSGFLTCNLYQQRLAGYKEALAQYNIPFDERLVSIHDLTMDSATTAAQQLFDSDVIPDGMFAANDSSAVSFIREARNRNIDVPGQIKVVGYSNDLSSRIISPSLTTIEQSGYNMGQKAVETIVQLINHEENVKVTKNYVFPVELIKRESTTE, encoded by the coding sequence GTGAAAGATCGGAACAATAAAATCACGATTTACGATATAGCTCAGCATCTTAATCTGTCGGCCTCCACGGTATCCCGCGCATTGCAGAACAATCCGCTGATCAACCTGGAAACCCGGGAGAAGGTTCAGCAAGCCGCCACAGAAATGGGCTATGTGCCCAACTGGATCGCTTCCAGCTTACGCAAAAAGAGATCAAATATCCTCGGGCTGATCGTTCCCCGTACTTCCATGTATTTCCAAAGTACCGCGATCAGTGGTATTCAGCATGAAGCACATAAGTATGGATTCAGCATTGTAATCGGGCAATCTGATGAAACAGTAGCGATGGAAAAAGAACTGGTACATACCTTTTACTCTCTCCGGGTAGATGGCCTGCTGGCAGTTGCTTCCATGTTCACCACCAATATCGATCACTTTAACCCGTTTATCAAGAACAATATTCCATTGGTATTCTATGATCGCGTGCCTGCTGATTTCCAGGGATATACTATCACGGGCGACGATTTCAGAGGTGGATTTCTGGCTACGGAACATCTTATTAAACAAGGTTGTAAACGCATCGCTCACTTTTCCGGTTTCCTTACCTGTAATCTTTATCAACAACGACTGGCAGGTTATAAAGAAGCGCTCGCCCAATATAATATTCCATTCGATGAGCGCCTGGTGTCTATTCATGATCTCACGATGGACTCCGCGACTACAGCAGCCCAGCAACTGTTTGATTCCGATGTGATACCTGATGGCATGTTTGCTGCGAATGACAGCTCTGCTGTATCATTTATCCGCGAAGCCAGAAACCGGAATATTGATGTTCCCGGGCAGATCAAGGTGGTTGGATATTCGAATGATTTGTCGTCCCGTATCATATCTCCCTCCTTAACTACTATCGAACAATCGGGTTATAACATGGGGCAGAAAGCTGTGGAAACAATTGTTCAGCTGATCAACCATGAAGAAAATGTGAAAGTGACTAAGAATTATGTTTTTCCGGTAGAATTAATAAAAAGGGAATCCACTACCGAATAG
- the truA gene encoding tRNA pseudouridine(38-40) synthase TruA, with protein sequence MNRYFIEVAYKGAQYSGFQIQENAHTVQAEIDRALSLLLRETIVSTGSSRTDAGVNALQNFLHFDTELPLHPQFLYKINAILPEDVVLKGVYLVPPDANSRFAALGRSYEYTLYRHKDPFMKDRGYFFPYKLDHDALQEAAAVIMEYRDFTTFSKRNTQVKTYICNITTSYWTIGEERISYNVTANRFLRGMVRGLVGTMLRVGRGKLTMTQFREAIESRDCTRADFAVPPQGLFLMNVRYPEGLLQPLNFTHR encoded by the coding sequence ATGAACAGGTACTTTATAGAAGTAGCATACAAAGGAGCGCAGTACAGTGGTTTCCAGATACAGGAAAATGCACATACCGTGCAGGCAGAGATAGATCGTGCGTTGAGTTTATTACTCAGGGAAACTATTGTGAGCACTGGTTCCAGCCGTACCGATGCGGGGGTGAATGCATTACAGAACTTCCTGCACTTTGACACGGAATTGCCCTTACACCCTCAGTTTTTATATAAGATCAATGCAATTTTACCGGAAGATGTGGTGCTGAAAGGTGTCTACCTGGTGCCGCCGGATGCCAACAGCCGCTTTGCCGCGCTGGGCCGTTCTTATGAATATACGTTATACCGGCATAAGGATCCGTTTATGAAAGACCGCGGATATTTCTTTCCTTATAAACTGGACCATGATGCGCTGCAGGAGGCTGCTGCTGTCATTATGGAGTATCGTGATTTTACTACCTTTTCGAAGAGAAATACACAGGTAAAGACCTATATCTGTAATATAACTACTTCTTACTGGACAATCGGGGAAGAGCGTATATCCTATAACGTTACCGCCAATCGTTTTTTGCGGGGGATGGTGAGGGGCCTGGTAGGTACCATGTTGCGGGTAGGGCGGGGCAAACTCACTATGACTCAATTCCGGGAAGCAATAGAGAGCAGGGATTGTACCCGCGCTGATTTTGCAGTACCACCTCAGGGATTGTTTTTAATGAATGTACGGTATCCGGAAGGACTTTTGCAGCCACTTAATTTTACTCACCGCTAA